One Paraburkholderia kururiensis DNA window includes the following coding sequences:
- a CDS encoding solute carrier family 23 protein, protein MSDSYFPRWRTQPGAAHRVVATDERLPWPQMLAMGVQHVVAMFGATVLAPLLMGFDPNLCIFMSGIGTLIFFVIVGGRVPSYLGSSFAFIGLVIAVTGYSGHGPNPNIPLALGGIVACGVVYAVIGLIVSAVGTQWIETLMPPVVTGAIVAVIGLNLAPIAVKGVSGSSFDSWMALVTVLCVGGVAVFARGMLQRLLILVGLIIAYVIYAVVTNGLGLGKPIDFAVVANAAWFGMPHFAAPVFDAHAVTLLAPIAVILVAENLGHIKAVSAMTGQNLDRYIGRAFIGDGLATVVSGFAGGTGVTTYAENIGVMAVTKIYSTLVFVVAAVIALVLGFSPKFGAVIQTIPGPVLGGVSIVVFGLIAVTGARIWVVNKVDFSDNRNLIVAAVTLVLGAGDFSLKLGNFGLGGIGTATFGAIILYALLRRKPAQQAAV, encoded by the coding sequence TTCCTACTTCCCGCGCTGGCGTACCCAGCCTGGCGCCGCGCACCGTGTGGTCGCGACCGACGAACGGCTGCCTTGGCCGCAGATGCTGGCCATGGGCGTGCAGCACGTCGTCGCCATGTTTGGCGCCACGGTGCTCGCGCCGCTGCTGATGGGCTTCGATCCGAACCTTTGCATCTTCATGTCGGGCATCGGCACGCTGATCTTCTTCGTGATCGTGGGCGGGCGGGTGCCGAGCTATCTCGGGTCCAGCTTCGCGTTCATCGGTCTCGTGATTGCCGTGACCGGCTACAGCGGCCACGGACCGAATCCGAACATTCCGCTCGCGCTGGGCGGCATCGTGGCGTGCGGGGTGGTGTACGCGGTGATCGGGCTCATCGTTTCCGCGGTGGGCACGCAATGGATCGAAACGTTGATGCCGCCTGTCGTGACGGGCGCGATCGTCGCCGTGATCGGGCTCAACCTCGCGCCGATCGCCGTGAAGGGCGTGAGCGGTTCGTCGTTCGACTCGTGGATGGCGCTCGTCACCGTGCTGTGCGTGGGCGGCGTGGCCGTGTTTGCGCGCGGCATGCTGCAACGGCTGCTGATCCTCGTGGGACTCATCATCGCGTACGTGATCTATGCCGTCGTCACGAACGGCCTTGGCCTGGGCAAGCCGATCGACTTTGCCGTGGTGGCCAACGCCGCCTGGTTCGGCATGCCGCACTTCGCGGCGCCCGTGTTCGACGCGCACGCCGTCACGCTGCTTGCGCCCATCGCCGTGATCCTCGTGGCCGAGAACCTGGGTCACATCAAGGCCGTGAGCGCGATGACGGGGCAGAACCTGGACCGCTATATCGGCCGTGCGTTCATCGGCGACGGGCTGGCCACCGTGGTGTCCGGCTTCGCGGGCGGCACGGGCGTGACGACTTACGCGGAAAACATCGGCGTGATGGCCGTGACGAAGATCTACTCGACGCTCGTGTTCGTGGTGGCCGCGGTGATCGCGCTCGTGCTTGGCTTCTCGCCGAAGTTCGGCGCCGTGATCCAGACCATTCCAGGCCCGGTGCTGGGCGGGGTCTCGATCGTCGTGTTCGGGCTGATCGCGGTGACGGGCGCACGCATCTGGGTGGTCAACAAGGTGGACTTCTCGGACAACCGCAATCTGATCGTCGCGGCCGTCACGCTCGTGCTGGGCGCGGGGGACTTCTCCTTGAAGCTCGGCAACTTCGGCCTGGGCGGCATCGGCACCGCGACGTTCGGCGCCATCATTCTCTACGCGCTGCTGCGTCGCAAGCCGGCGCAGCAGGCGGCGGTTTAA
- a CDS encoding Na+/H+ antiporter has protein sequence METVFVVLILLLAVALSGALVRVLPFTLPLPLVQIALGAVLAWPRLHVDVTFDPEIFMLLFVPPLLFGDGWRIPKREFFMQRRAILMLALGLVFATVLAVGYFIHALVPVISLPVAFALAAVLSPTDAVALSAIAGKGRIPAQLMHILEGEALMNDASGLVALKFAVAAALTGVFSLHEASLSFLVIAAGGLAVGIAIGWIFAFAFARFFALSADGDPAPGVIMTMLVPFASYLLAEHFGWSGVLAAVSAGMTMNSTDFAHSGPVSARVRGASTWTMLEFVFNGMVFTLLGLEFPLIIGKALVDAHHAGRAQFWQLIGYVAAVLAALYAIRFVWVWLLRWFASRSAAKHGVANAVPGLRTVSITTFAGVRGAITLAGALSLPVALSDGQPLPGRDTAIFIASGVIFVSLIVAVVALPLLLRGVTLRGRDPHAAEERAARTLAAQAAIRAVDQQHEKVCADLDEAEAASATDVAARVMDIYRRRLATLGDDDAGKRAEARRAEALELQMRLAAMRAERAALLAQRNEQKINDETLNKLMREVDWSETALTSRGRGHE, from the coding sequence ATGGAAACCGTCTTTGTCGTCCTGATTCTTCTGCTCGCGGTCGCGCTCTCCGGCGCTCTCGTGCGCGTGCTGCCTTTCACGCTTCCGCTGCCGCTCGTGCAAATCGCCCTGGGCGCCGTACTCGCGTGGCCCCGGCTGCATGTGGACGTCACCTTCGATCCCGAAATCTTCATGCTGCTGTTCGTGCCGCCGCTGCTCTTCGGCGACGGCTGGCGCATTCCCAAGCGCGAGTTCTTCATGCAGCGGCGCGCGATTCTCATGCTCGCGCTCGGCCTCGTGTTCGCCACCGTGCTCGCGGTCGGGTATTTCATTCACGCGTTGGTGCCGGTCATTTCGCTGCCCGTCGCGTTCGCGCTGGCCGCAGTGCTCTCGCCTACCGACGCAGTCGCGCTGTCGGCCATCGCCGGCAAGGGACGCATTCCCGCGCAGCTCATGCACATCCTGGAAGGCGAGGCGTTGATGAACGACGCGTCGGGCCTCGTCGCGCTGAAGTTCGCGGTGGCCGCCGCGCTCACGGGCGTGTTCTCGCTGCACGAGGCGTCGCTGAGCTTTCTCGTCATTGCGGCGGGCGGGCTGGCTGTCGGCATCGCCATCGGCTGGATCTTCGCCTTCGCGTTCGCGCGCTTCTTCGCGTTGTCAGCGGACGGCGACCCCGCGCCGGGCGTCATCATGACCATGCTCGTGCCGTTCGCCTCCTATCTGCTCGCGGAACACTTCGGGTGGTCCGGCGTGCTTGCGGCGGTATCGGCCGGCATGACGATGAATTCCACCGACTTCGCGCACAGCGGCCCCGTCTCGGCGCGCGTGCGCGGCGCGAGCACGTGGACCATGCTCGAATTCGTGTTCAACGGCATGGTGTTCACGCTGCTCGGGCTGGAGTTCCCGCTCATCATCGGCAAGGCGCTCGTGGACGCGCATCACGCGGGCCGCGCGCAGTTCTGGCAATTGATCGGCTACGTGGCCGCGGTGCTGGCCGCGCTCTACGCCATCCGCTTCGTATGGGTCTGGCTGCTGCGCTGGTTCGCCAGCCGCAGCGCGGCGAAGCACGGTGTGGCGAACGCAGTGCCGGGGCTGCGCACCGTGTCCATCACCACCTTTGCCGGCGTGCGCGGCGCAATCACGCTGGCGGGCGCGCTTTCGCTGCCCGTCGCGCTCTCCGACGGCCAGCCGCTGCCGGGGCGGGATACGGCAATCTTCATCGCGTCGGGCGTGATTTTCGTGTCGCTGATCGTCGCCGTGGTGGCGTTGCCGTTGCTGTTGCGCGGCGTGACGCTGCGCGGCCGCGACCCGCACGCCGCCGAGGAGCGCGCGGCCCGCACGCTCGCCGCGCAGGCCGCGATTCGCGCGGTGGATCAGCAGCACGAAAAGGTCTGCGCCGATCTGGACGAAGCCGAGGCCGCCTCTGCCACCGACGTGGCCGCTCGCGTGATGGACATCTATCGACGACGCCTCGCGACACTGGGCGACGACGACGCGGGCAAGCGCGCCGAAGCGCGACGTGCCGAGGCGCTGGAATTGCAGATGCGGCTTGCCGCGATGCGCGCCGAACGCGCGGCGCTGCTCGCGCAACGCAACGAACAGAAGATCAACGACGAAACGCTGAACAAGCTGATGCGCGAAGTCGACTGGTCCGAGACGGCACTGACTTCGCGGGGACGCGGGCACGAGTGA
- a CDS encoding EAL domain-containing protein, translated as MTIEQQERTFAVPHGFELSMASGMQRYAAQHGDWTLTSVFQPVFSLSHMRAVGYEGLLRAHDGLDRPVAPVDVFGAAARLGEVLQVDRLAQALHLENFRLLGAQREWLFLNVHPGTLTEPYHAAALLANLRRLDIPPRRIVLEVLEQSTDDIERLAESVQEFRERGFLIALDDFGAGHSNLERVWQLNPDLVKIDRIMLLHASLRRDMAAILHGLVSLLHEAGKLVLIEGVETEHEAQLALSCEADFVQGFFFARPHPGLADASLAATVIGDVTERYRVQTEARERSTATRLAPYLRAFERAAERLGAGEPLEEVCWNFLALDDAARCFLLDSHGRQAGRNVVLRMDRAQHETRFLPLSDAQGANWLRRPYFRAAISEPGRVHVTKPYLSINEAIPCVTLSVAVQVGERLGVLCGDIDWKDDTL; from the coding sequence ATGACCATCGAGCAACAGGAACGAACTTTCGCCGTACCGCACGGCTTCGAGCTGAGCATGGCATCCGGCATGCAGCGCTATGCCGCGCAGCACGGCGACTGGACATTGACCAGCGTATTTCAACCCGTATTCAGCCTCTCGCACATGCGGGCCGTGGGCTACGAGGGCCTGCTGCGCGCCCACGACGGACTCGACCGCCCGGTCGCGCCCGTGGACGTATTCGGCGCCGCGGCGCGCTTAGGCGAGGTCTTGCAGGTGGACCGGCTCGCCCAGGCGCTGCATCTGGAGAACTTCAGGCTGCTCGGCGCGCAGCGCGAGTGGCTCTTCCTCAACGTGCATCCGGGCACGCTCACCGAGCCGTATCACGCGGCGGCGCTGCTCGCCAACCTGCGCCGGCTCGACATTCCGCCGCGCCGCATCGTGCTCGAAGTACTGGAGCAGAGTACGGACGACATCGAACGCCTTGCCGAGTCCGTGCAGGAGTTTCGCGAACGCGGCTTTTTGATCGCGCTCGACGACTTCGGCGCCGGTCATTCGAACCTGGAACGCGTGTGGCAACTGAACCCGGACCTCGTGAAGATCGACCGCATCATGCTGCTGCACGCGTCGCTGCGGCGGGACATGGCGGCGATCCTGCACGGGCTCGTGTCGCTGCTGCATGAAGCGGGCAAGCTCGTGCTGATCGAAGGCGTGGAGACGGAGCACGAAGCGCAACTGGCGCTTTCCTGCGAGGCCGACTTCGTGCAGGGCTTCTTCTTCGCGCGGCCGCATCCGGGCCTTGCCGACGCGTCGCTGGCGGCCACGGTGATCGGCGACGTGACCGAGCGCTACCGCGTGCAGACCGAGGCGCGCGAGCGCAGCACGGCAACCCGCCTCGCGCCGTATCTGCGTGCCTTCGAGCGCGCGGCGGAGCGGCTGGGTGCGGGCGAGCCGCTCGAAGAGGTGTGCTGGAATTTCCTCGCACTCGACGACGCGGCGCGCTGCTTCCTGCTCGACTCGCACGGCCGCCAGGCGGGCCGCAACGTGGTGCTGCGCATGGACCGCGCGCAGCACGAAACACGCTTCTTGCCGCTTTCCGATGCGCAGGGCGCCAACTGGCTGCGCCGTCCTTATTTCCGCGCAGCTATCAGCGAGCCGGGCCGCGTGCACGTGACGAAGCCGTATCTCTCGATCAACGAGGCCATTCCGTGCGTGACGCTCTCCGTCGCCGTGCAGGTGGGCGAGCGGCTGGGCGTGCTGTGCGGCGATATCGACTGGAAAGACGATACGCTCTAG
- a CDS encoding indolepyruvate ferredoxin oxidoreductase family protein, translated as MTARLPDESLPPKSPTPLADYRLTDNLAATRGRIFLTGTQALVRLALMQAALDRAAGLNTAGFISGYRGSPLGMVDQQLWKAKKLLDGAGVRFLPAINEELGGTAVLGTQRVEGDPERNVDGVFAMWYGKGPGVDRAGDALKHGNAYGSSPHGGVLVVAGDDHGCVSSSMPHQSDFAMMAWHMPIVNPSNIADMLEFGLYGWALSRFSGAWVGFKAISETVESGSTVDLDALHTHWPAPAGFEPPAGGLHNRWPDLPSLAIEARLAAKLDAVRHFARTNSIDRWIAPSPHANVGIVTCGKAHLDLMEALRRLDLTVSDLDAAGVRIYKVGLSFPLELSRINAFVSGLTDVLVIEEKGPVVEQQIKDSLYNREAGARPRVLGKHAADGAPLLSALGELRPSRILPVFADWLARHKPALDRRNRVVDLVAPQILSNEADGVKRTPYFCSGCPHNTSTKVPQGSVAQAGIGCHFMASWMDRDTTGLIQMGGEGVDWASHSMFTNTRHVFQNLGDGTYFHSGILAIRQAVAAKANITYKILYNDAVAMTGGQPVDGSISVPQIARQVEAEGVSRFVVVSDEPEKYDGHHDLFPRGTTFHHRREMDTVQRELRDTSGVTVLIYDQTCAAEKRRRRKKGEFPDPDRRLFINEEVCEGCGDCGVQSNCLSVEPVETVLGRKRRIDQSSCNKDYSCVNGFCPSFVTIEGGKLKKAAGVAFDVDALAARVNALPVPASKLDAAPYDILVTGVGGTGVVTVGALISMAAHLEGKSASVLDFMGFAQKGGSVLSFVRFAARDEWLNQVRIDTQQADVLLACDMVVGASADALQTVRHDRTRIVVNTHAIPNASFVQNPDANLHADALLAKMRHAAGDGRLDACDAQALASRFLGDTIGANILMLGFAWQLGLVPVSFAALMRAIELNNVAVQANQLAFSIGRLAAADPAALEALWQARHAAKSEARVETLDEIVADREARLSAYGGTRYVARYRALVDAARAADRTRDEAVSRAVVTTFYRLLAVKDEYEVARLHTQPAFREALEAQFEGTAGRDFRVKFNLAPPVLAHGKRGEPPRKMQFGAWLWPVLGVLAKVRGLRGTAFDPFGRTLERRMERELAHDYEATMRRALAKLAASHANANANADSEDIAKLAALHARVRGYGHVKLANLAAAKRSERELAARLGIEAATGKHVKQALDQARGAGTLRGIPVVVAK; from the coding sequence ATGACCGCCCGTCTGCCCGACGAGAGCCTGCCGCCGAAGTCGCCCACGCCGCTTGCCGACTATCGCCTCACCGACAACCTCGCCGCCACGCGCGGCCGCATCTTCCTCACCGGCACGCAGGCACTGGTGCGCCTCGCGCTCATGCAGGCCGCGCTCGACCGCGCCGCAGGTCTGAATACCGCGGGCTTCATCAGCGGCTATCGCGGCTCGCCGCTCGGCATGGTGGACCAGCAACTGTGGAAGGCAAAGAAGCTGCTGGACGGCGCCGGCGTGCGCTTTCTGCCCGCCATCAACGAGGAACTGGGCGGCACTGCCGTGCTCGGCACGCAGCGCGTGGAAGGCGACCCCGAGCGCAACGTCGACGGCGTGTTCGCCATGTGGTACGGCAAGGGCCCGGGCGTGGACCGCGCGGGCGATGCGCTCAAGCACGGCAACGCCTACGGTTCGTCGCCGCACGGCGGCGTGCTGGTGGTGGCCGGCGACGATCACGGCTGCGTGTCGTCGTCCATGCCGCATCAGAGCGACTTCGCGATGATGGCGTGGCACATGCCCATCGTGAATCCGTCGAATATCGCGGACATGCTCGAATTCGGCCTGTACGGCTGGGCGCTATCGCGCTTCTCGGGTGCATGGGTCGGCTTCAAGGCGATTTCGGAGACAGTCGAATCCGGCTCCACGGTGGACCTCGACGCGCTGCACACGCACTGGCCCGCGCCCGCCGGTTTCGAGCCTCCCGCAGGCGGCCTGCACAACCGCTGGCCCGACCTGCCGAGCCTCGCCATCGAAGCGCGGCTGGCGGCGAAGCTCGACGCCGTGCGCCACTTCGCGCGCACGAACAGCATCGACCGCTGGATCGCGCCCAGCCCGCACGCGAACGTGGGCATCGTGACCTGCGGCAAGGCGCATCTCGATCTCATGGAAGCGTTGCGCCGGCTCGATCTCACGGTGAGCGATCTGGACGCGGCGGGCGTGCGCATCTACAAGGTGGGCCTGTCGTTTCCGCTCGAACTTTCGCGCATCAACGCCTTCGTGTCGGGCCTGACCGACGTGCTCGTGATCGAAGAAAAGGGGCCCGTGGTCGAACAGCAGATCAAGGACTCCCTCTACAACCGCGAAGCGGGCGCCCGTCCGCGCGTGCTCGGCAAGCACGCGGCCGACGGCGCGCCGCTGCTTTCGGCATTGGGCGAACTGCGCCCCTCGCGCATCCTGCCCGTGTTCGCGGACTGGCTCGCGCGCCACAAGCCCGCACTCGACCGGCGCAACCGCGTGGTCGACCTCGTCGCGCCGCAGATTCTCTCCAACGAAGCCGACGGCGTGAAGCGCACGCCGTACTTCTGCTCGGGCTGCCCGCACAACACGTCGACGAAGGTGCCCCAAGGGTCCGTCGCGCAGGCGGGCATCGGCTGTCACTTCATGGCGTCGTGGATGGACCGCGACACGACGGGTCTGATCCAGATGGGCGGCGAAGGCGTGGACTGGGCCTCGCATTCCATGTTCACGAACACGCGCCACGTGTTCCAGAACCTGGGCGACGGCACCTACTTCCATTCGGGCATTCTCGCGATTCGCCAGGCGGTGGCCGCGAAGGCGAACATCACCTACAAGATCCTCTACAACGACGCGGTGGCGATGACGGGCGGCCAGCCCGTGGACGGCAGCATCTCCGTGCCGCAGATCGCGCGCCAGGTGGAAGCCGAAGGCGTGTCGCGCTTCGTCGTGGTAAGCGACGAGCCCGAAAAGTACGACGGCCATCACGACCTCTTTCCGAGGGGCACGACGTTCCACCATCGCCGCGAAATGGACACCGTGCAGCGCGAATTGCGCGACACGAGCGGCGTAACGGTGCTGATCTACGACCAGACCTGCGCCGCGGAAAAACGGCGCCGCCGTAAGAAGGGCGAATTCCCCGATCCCGACCGGCGCCTCTTCATCAACGAGGAAGTCTGCGAAGGCTGCGGCGATTGCGGCGTGCAGTCGAACTGCCTTTCCGTGGAGCCGGTGGAAACCGTGCTGGGCCGCAAGCGCCGCATCGACCAGTCGTCGTGCAACAAGGACTACTCGTGCGTGAACGGCTTTTGCCCGAGCTTCGTGACGATCGAAGGCGGCAAGCTGAAGAAGGCAGCGGGCGTCGCATTCGACGTGGATGCGCTCGCCGCACGCGTGAACGCGCTGCCGGTGCCGGCATCGAAGCTCGACGCCGCGCCCTACGACATCCTCGTCACGGGCGTGGGCGGCACGGGCGTGGTGACGGTGGGCGCGCTCATCAGCATGGCCGCGCATCTGGAGGGCAAAAGCGCATCGGTGCTCGACTTCATGGGCTTCGCGCAGAAGGGCGGCTCGGTGCTGTCGTTCGTGCGCTTTGCCGCGCGCGACGAGTGGCTGAACCAGGTGCGCATCGACACGCAGCAGGCCGACGTGCTGCTCGCCTGCGACATGGTGGTGGGCGCGAGCGCCGATGCGTTGCAGACGGTGCGCCACGATCGCACGCGCATCGTCGTCAACACGCACGCCATTCCGAACGCGTCGTTCGTGCAGAACCCCGACGCGAATCTGCACGCCGACGCGCTGCTCGCCAAGATGCGCCACGCGGCAGGCGACGGCCGGCTCGACGCGTGCGACGCACAGGCTCTCGCGAGCCGCTTTCTCGGCGACACCATCGGCGCGAACATTCTGATGCTGGGCTTCGCCTGGCAGCTGGGGCTCGTGCCGGTTTCGTTCGCGGCGCTCATGCGCGCTATCGAACTGAACAACGTCGCGGTGCAGGCGAACCAGTTGGCATTCTCGATCGGCCGTCTCGCCGCCGCGGACCCGGCCGCGCTCGAAGCACTCTGGCAAGCGCGCCACGCCGCGAAGTCGGAAGCACGCGTGGAAACGCTCGACGAAATCGTCGCGGACCGCGAAGCGCGCCTCTCAGCCTATGGCGGCACGCGATACGTTGCGCGCTATCGCGCGCTCGTGGATGCCGCGCGTGCCGCGGACCGCACGCGCGATGAAGCCGTGAGCCGCGCCGTGGTCACCACGTTCTACCGGCTGCTCGCGGTGAAGGACGAATACGAAGTGGCGCGCCTGCACACGCAGCCGGCGTTTCGCGAAGCATTGGAAGCGCAGTTCGAAGGCACGGCGGGCCGCGACTTTCGCGTGAAGTTCAATCTCGCGCCGCCGGTGCTCGCTCATGGGAAGCGTGGGGAACCGCCGCGCAAGATGCAGTTCGGCGCGTGGCTGTGGCCCGTGCTCGGCGTGCTCGCGAAGGTACGTGGCCTGCGCGGCACGGCGTTCGATCCGTTCGGCCGCACGCTGGAACGCCGCATGGAACGCGAACTCGCCCACGACTACGAAGCCACGATGCGGCGCGCGCTCGCGAAGCTGGCCGCGAGCCACGCAAATGCCAATGCCAACGCCGACTCGGAGGACATCGCAAAACTCGCGGCACTGCACGCACGCGTGCGCGGCTACGGGCACGTGAAGCTCGCCAACCTCGCGGCTGCGAAGCGCAGCGAACGCGAACTGGCGGCGCGCCTCGGCATCGAAGCGGCCACGGGCAAGCACGTCAAACAGGCACTCGATCAGGCAAGAGGCGCGGGCACGCTGCGCGGCATTCCGGTCGTGGTGGCGAAGTGA